One region of Carassius carassius chromosome 41, fCarCar2.1, whole genome shotgun sequence genomic DNA includes:
- the LOC132123351 gene encoding coagulation factor X isoform X1 — protein MSESMSWMILLLIHLTSTLQSPVFLERRDAVHLLRNRRANVFLEEMKPGNLERECYEERCSLEEAAEIFQSREKTMEFWYKYQNLNLCRFNPCLNGGICSESRGIRECLCPPQYSGTNCQTEMFDCKFKNGGCLHYCSQSEQTAGVVCSCADAYQLDEDGRSCSPSVQYPCGKQWIGGIMSRSLDDISLTDADYANHTHTKTNSTHSSHKNSSLVNTTHKPNQTDPASQELSDTGSDISGVKEDSRIVGGQLQGQGGSPWQVLLRRKDEYGFCGGSLISQRWVVTAAHCLQQTPDHVTIGDYDKMRPDKDEQKITVQKIVVHPHFHDYTFDSDIALLYLSCPVTLGPFSVPVCLPDANLATRLLKPGEQGLVSGWGSTGFMRPSSRFLRKVVLPVADQISCINSTEHVITDNMFCAGYLLEEMDACTGDSGGPFVVNYRGTWFLVGVVSWGERCAAEGKYGVYTRLGNYLPWIREEMMKEESGRSRSQSTTEAHTIKHM, from the exons ATGTCTGAATCAATGAGCTGGATGATTCTTCTCTTAATTCATCTGACCTCAACACTCCAGTCACCag TGTTTCTGGAGAGGCGTGATGCTGTTCATCTGCTCAGGAACCGAAGGGCAAACGTCTTCCTGGAGGAGATGAAGCCCGGGAATCTGGAGCGGGAGTGTTATGAGGAGCGCTGCTCTCTAGAGGAGGCGGCCGAGATCTTCCAGAGCAGAGAGAAAACA ATGGAGTTCTGGTACAAATATCAGA ATCTGAATCTGTGTAGATTTAACCCGTGTCTGAATGGAGGAATCTGCAGCGAGAGCCGCGGCATTCGCGAGTGTCTCTGTCCTCCGCAGTACAGCGGGACAAACTGTCAAACAG AGATGTTTGACTGTAAGTTTAAGAACGGAGGGTGTCTGCATTACTGCAGTCAGTCGGAGCAGACGGCTGGTGTTGTGTGCAGCTGCGCAGACGCTTATCAGCTGGATGAAGACGGACGCAGCTGCAGTCCATCag tgcagTATCCGTGTGGGAAGCAGTGGATTGGTGGGATCATGTCTCGCTCACTGGATGATATTAGCCTCACGGATGCTGATTATGCAAACCACACCCACACCAAAACAAACTCCACCCACTCATCACATAAAAACAGTTCACTGGTAAACACGACTCACAAGCCCAACCAAACCGATCCAGCATCACAGGAGCTGTCTgacacaggaagtgacatcagtgGCGTGAAGGAGGACTCACGCATCGTCGGAGGTCAGCTGCAGGGTCAGGGCGGGAGTCCGTGGCAG GTTCTTCTTCGTCGTAAGGATGAGTACGGCTTCTGTGGGGGGTCTCTGATCAGTCAGCGCTGGGTCGTGACGGCAGCTCACTGTCTCCAGCAAACACCAGATCACGTGACCATCG GAGACTATGATAAGATGCGTCCAGACAAAGACGAGCAGAAGATCACGGTGCAGAAGATCGTCGTCCACCCACACTTCCACGACTACACCTTCGACAGCGACATCGCTCTGCTCTATCTGTCCTGTCCCGTCACTCTGGGGCCCTTCTCCGTCCCCGTCTGTCTGCCCGATGCCAACCTGGCCACGCGACTGCTGAAGCCCGGGGAGCAGGGCCTGGTGTCTGGATGGGGCTCCACGGGCTTCATGCGGCCCTCCTCCCGCTTCCTGAGGAAGGTGGTGCTTCCAGTAGCCGATCAGATTAGCTGCATCAACTCCACCGAGCACGTCATCACAGACAACATGTTCTGCGCCGGATACCTGCTGGAGGAGATGGACGCCTGCACAGGGGACAGCGGAGGCCCCTTCGTAGTCAACTACAGGGGCACCTGGTTCCTGGTCGGCGTGGTGAGCTGGGGCGAGAGATGCGCCGCCGAGGGCAAATACGGAGTTTACACCAGACTGGGAAACTACTTACCCTGGATACGGGAAGAGATGATGAAAGAGGAATCGGGACGCAGCCGGAGCCAGTCCACTACTGAAGCTCATACGATAAAACACATGTGA
- the LOC132123351 gene encoding coagulation factor IX isoform X2, translated as MEESAARAAAFASVSVLRSTAGQTVKQRCLTVSLRTEGVCITAVSRSRRLVLCAAAQTLISWMKTDAAAVHQYPCGKQWIGGIMSRSLDDISLTDADYANHTHTKTNSTHSSHKNSSLVNTTHKPNQTDPASQELSDTGSDISGVKEDSRIVGGQLQGQGGSPWQVLLRRKDEYGFCGGSLISQRWVVTAAHCLQQTPDHVTIGDYDKMRPDKDEQKITVQKIVVHPHFHDYTFDSDIALLYLSCPVTLGPFSVPVCLPDANLATRLLKPGEQGLVSGWGSTGFMRPSSRFLRKVVLPVADQISCINSTEHVITDNMFCAGYLLEEMDACTGDSGGPFVVNYRGTWFLVGVVSWGERCAAEGKYGVYTRLGNYLPWIREEMMKEESGRSRSQSTTEAHTIKHM; from the exons ATGGAGGAATCTGCAGCGAGAGCCGCGGCATTCGCGAGTGTCTCTGTCCTCCGCAGTACAGCGGGACAAACTGTCAAACAG AGATGTTTGACTGTAAGTTTAAGAACGGAGGGTGTCTGCATTACTGCAGTCAGTCGGAGCAGACGGCTGGTGTTGTGTGCAGCTGCGCAGACGCTTATCAGCTGGATGAAGACGGACGCAGCTGCAGTCCATCag TATCCGTGTGGGAAGCAGTGGATTGGTGGGATCATGTCTCGCTCACTGGATGATATTAGCCTCACGGATGCTGATTATGCAAACCACACCCACACCAAAACAAACTCCACCCACTCATCACATAAAAACAGTTCACTGGTAAACACGACTCACAAGCCCAACCAAACCGATCCAGCATCACAGGAGCTGTCTgacacaggaagtgacatcagtgGCGTGAAGGAGGACTCACGCATCGTCGGAGGTCAGCTGCAGGGTCAGGGCGGGAGTCCGTGGCAG GTTCTTCTTCGTCGTAAGGATGAGTACGGCTTCTGTGGGGGGTCTCTGATCAGTCAGCGCTGGGTCGTGACGGCAGCTCACTGTCTCCAGCAAACACCAGATCACGTGACCATCG GAGACTATGATAAGATGCGTCCAGACAAAGACGAGCAGAAGATCACGGTGCAGAAGATCGTCGTCCACCCACACTTCCACGACTACACCTTCGACAGCGACATCGCTCTGCTCTATCTGTCCTGTCCCGTCACTCTGGGGCCCTTCTCCGTCCCCGTCTGTCTGCCCGATGCCAACCTGGCCACGCGACTGCTGAAGCCCGGGGAGCAGGGCCTGGTGTCTGGATGGGGCTCCACGGGCTTCATGCGGCCCTCCTCCCGCTTCCTGAGGAAGGTGGTGCTTCCAGTAGCCGATCAGATTAGCTGCATCAACTCCACCGAGCACGTCATCACAGACAACATGTTCTGCGCCGGATACCTGCTGGAGGAGATGGACGCCTGCACAGGGGACAGCGGAGGCCCCTTCGTAGTCAACTACAGGGGCACCTGGTTCCTGGTCGGCGTGGTGAGCTGGGGCGAGAGATGCGCCGCCGAGGGCAAATACGGAGTTTACACCAGACTGGGAAACTACTTACCCTGGATACGGGAAGAGATGATGAAAGAGGAATCGGGACGCAGCCGGAGCCAGTCCACTACTGAAGCTCATACGATAAAACACATGTGA
- the LOC132123353 gene encoding protein IWS1 homolog isoform X1, protein MDGDEEIRSDDGSATPVQDEPEDARPPSPPSEDEGSDNEDAAHDRTSENADSGSDHEARGGRDESDSEPEPPRPADSDEDSSPVKRRVSTSDMEEEEEEKPLPASDSEPEETEKRHSPKSDAASDSDENKPKQKTQRDSDAEEEGGRKEKGKWKAVMNSDSDEEEERPKQEAGSDEDEGPKQRALASDDDDDDDDEKPVKRKKVVLSDSDEDDEKEVKKSRLVSDDEDSGSDEGSGAPDKSLAAKLKELGSDSEDEEDTMKKDTGKKDETALFGSNSDSGDDEEEKMIADIFGESGDEEEEEFTGFNQEELEAERPQTQASGPKGAEIDSDSDDDVDRGGKDMSFMSDFDIMLARKKAQSGKRRRNRDGGTFISDADDVVSAMVIKMTEAAEEDRSLNSRKKPALKKLMLLPTVVMHLKKQDLKDTFIDSGVMTAIKEWISPLPDKSLPALKIREELLKILQELPSVSQETLKLSGIGRAVMYLYKHPKESRANKDLALKLINEWSRPIFGLSSNYKGMTREEREQRDLDQQIAPRRRLSSGGQTPRRDLEKVLTGEEKALRPGDPGFCARARVPMPSNKDYVVRPKWNVDGDSNRAPLKKGMSRVDKQMRRIADIKRLTKTGHAVKISVEGNRMPL, encoded by the exons GATGAAGGCAGTGATAACGAGGACGCGGCTCACGACAGGACGTCTGAGAACGCAGACAGCGGCTCGGATCACGAGGCCCGTGGAGGACGAGACGAGAGCGATTCAGAGCCCGAGCCGCCGCGGCCCGCAGACAGCGATGAGGACAGCTCTCCTGTGAAGCGAAGAGTGAGCACCTCAGAcatggaggaggaagaggaggagaaaccACTCCCAGCAAGTGACTCCGAGCCGGAGGAAACAGAGAAGAGACACAGCCCTAAATCAGACGCGGCCAGCGATTCAGACGAGAACAAACCCAAACAGAAAACTCAGAGAGACTCTGATGCAGAAGAAGAGGGAGGGAGGAAGGAGAAGGGAAAGTGGAAAGCTGTGATGAACTCAGACAGTGATGAAGAGGAGGAGCGACCGAAGCAGGAAGCAGGAAGTGATGAGGACGAAGGACCCAAACAACGGGCTCTggccagtgatgatgatgatgatgatgatgatgagaagCCTG TGAAGAGGAAGAAAGTTGTTCTGTCAGacagtgatgaagatgatgagaaAG AGGTGAAGAAGAGCCGGCTGGTGTCTGATGATGAAGACTCCGGCAGTGATGAAGGCTCTGGAGCTCCTGATAAGAGTTTAGCAGCTAAACTGAAAGAGCTGGGCTCAGACAGCGAGGATGAGGAGGACACGATGAAGAAGGATACAGGGAAGAAGGACGAGACCGCTCTGTTCGGCAGCAACAGCGACTCTGGCGACGACGAGGAAGA AAAAATGATCGCAGACATCTTTGGAGAGTCCggtgatgaggaagaggaggagtttACA ggcTTCAATCAAGAGGAGCTGGAGGCCGAGCGGCCGCAGACTCAGGCGTCGGGGCCGAAGGGAGCGGAGATCGACTCTGATTCAGACGACGATGTGGACAGAGGAGGAAAAGA catGTCCTTCATGTCAGACTTTGACATCATGCTGGCCCGGAAGAAAGCCCAGAGCGGGAAACGCAGACGCAACCGAGACGGAGGAACGTTCATCAGTGACGCCGATGATGTCGTGAGCGCCATGGTCATCAAAATGACAGAAGcagcagag gaggacCGGAGTCTGAACAGCAGGAAGAAGCCGGCTCTGAAGAAGCTCATGCTTCTGCCCACAGTGGTGATGCATCTGAAGAA gcaggATCTGAAGGACACGTTCATAGACAGCGGTGTGATGACGGCCATAAAGGAGTGGATCAGTCCTCTCCCAGATAAGAGTCTGCCGGCGCTCAAGATACGAGAGGAGCTCCTCAAGATCCTGCAGGAA cTGCCCAGCGTGAGTCAGGAAACACTGAAGCTCAGTGGAATCGGTCGAGCCGTCATGTACCTCTACAAACACCCGAAAGAGTCTCGAGCCAACAAAGACCTCGCGCTCAAACTCATCA acgagTGGTCACGGCCCATCTTCGGTTTATCCTCTAACTACAAGGGAATGACTCGAGaggagagagagcagagagaccTGGACCAGCAGATCGCCCCGCGCAGACGcctcag TTCAGGAGGACAGACTCCTCGCAGAGATCTGGAGAAAGTGCTCACCGGAGAGGAGAA GGCGTTGCGGCCGGGTGACCCGGGCTTCTGTGCTCGAGCTCGTGTGCCCATGCCCTCCAATAAGGACTATGTGGTTCGGCCCAAATGGAACGTGGATGGGGACTCCAACCGG gcTCCGCTGAAGAAGGGCATGTCGCGAGTAGATAAACAGATGCGGCGGATCGCAGACATCAAGCGCCTGACGAAGACGGGTCACGCGGTGAAGATTAGCGTGGAGGGGAACCGCATGCCTCTCTGA
- the LOC132123353 gene encoding protein IWS1 homolog isoform X2, with product MDGDEEIRSDDGSATPVQDEPEDARPPSPPSEDEGSDNEDAAHDRTSENADSGSDHEARGGRDESDSEPEPPRPADSDEDSSPVKRRVSTSDMEEEEEEKPLPASDSEPEETEKRHSPKSDAASDSDENKPKQKTQRDSDAEEEGGRKEKGKWKAVMNSDSDEEEERPKQEAGSDEDEGPKQRALASDDDDDDDDEKPGMKKVVLSDSDEDDEKEVKKSRLVSDDEDSGSDEGSGAPDKSLAAKLKELGSDSEDEEDTMKKDTGKKDETALFGSNSDSGDDEEEKMIADIFGESGDEEEEEFTGFNQEELEAERPQTQASGPKGAEIDSDSDDDVDRGGKDMSFMSDFDIMLARKKAQSGKRRRNRDGGTFISDADDVVSAMVIKMTEAAEEDRSLNSRKKPALKKLMLLPTVVMHLKKQDLKDTFIDSGVMTAIKEWISPLPDKSLPALKIREELLKILQELPSVSQETLKLSGIGRAVMYLYKHPKESRANKDLALKLINEWSRPIFGLSSNYKGMTREEREQRDLDQQIAPRRRLSSGGQTPRRDLEKVLTGEEKALRPGDPGFCARARVPMPSNKDYVVRPKWNVDGDSNRAPLKKGMSRVDKQMRRIADIKRLTKTGHAVKISVEGNRMPL from the exons GATGAAGGCAGTGATAACGAGGACGCGGCTCACGACAGGACGTCTGAGAACGCAGACAGCGGCTCGGATCACGAGGCCCGTGGAGGACGAGACGAGAGCGATTCAGAGCCCGAGCCGCCGCGGCCCGCAGACAGCGATGAGGACAGCTCTCCTGTGAAGCGAAGAGTGAGCACCTCAGAcatggaggaggaagaggaggagaaaccACTCCCAGCAAGTGACTCCGAGCCGGAGGAAACAGAGAAGAGACACAGCCCTAAATCAGACGCGGCCAGCGATTCAGACGAGAACAAACCCAAACAGAAAACTCAGAGAGACTCTGATGCAGAAGAAGAGGGAGGGAGGAAGGAGAAGGGAAAGTGGAAAGCTGTGATGAACTCAGACAGTGATGAAGAGGAGGAGCGACCGAAGCAGGAAGCAGGAAGTGATGAGGACGAAGGACCCAAACAACGGGCTCTggccagtgatgatgatgatgatgatgatgatgagaagCCTGGTAT GAAGAAAGTTGTTCTGTCAGacagtgatgaagatgatgagaaAG AGGTGAAGAAGAGCCGGCTGGTGTCTGATGATGAAGACTCCGGCAGTGATGAAGGCTCTGGAGCTCCTGATAAGAGTTTAGCAGCTAAACTGAAAGAGCTGGGCTCAGACAGCGAGGATGAGGAGGACACGATGAAGAAGGATACAGGGAAGAAGGACGAGACCGCTCTGTTCGGCAGCAACAGCGACTCTGGCGACGACGAGGAAGA AAAAATGATCGCAGACATCTTTGGAGAGTCCggtgatgaggaagaggaggagtttACA ggcTTCAATCAAGAGGAGCTGGAGGCCGAGCGGCCGCAGACTCAGGCGTCGGGGCCGAAGGGAGCGGAGATCGACTCTGATTCAGACGACGATGTGGACAGAGGAGGAAAAGA catGTCCTTCATGTCAGACTTTGACATCATGCTGGCCCGGAAGAAAGCCCAGAGCGGGAAACGCAGACGCAACCGAGACGGAGGAACGTTCATCAGTGACGCCGATGATGTCGTGAGCGCCATGGTCATCAAAATGACAGAAGcagcagag gaggacCGGAGTCTGAACAGCAGGAAGAAGCCGGCTCTGAAGAAGCTCATGCTTCTGCCCACAGTGGTGATGCATCTGAAGAA gcaggATCTGAAGGACACGTTCATAGACAGCGGTGTGATGACGGCCATAAAGGAGTGGATCAGTCCTCTCCCAGATAAGAGTCTGCCGGCGCTCAAGATACGAGAGGAGCTCCTCAAGATCCTGCAGGAA cTGCCCAGCGTGAGTCAGGAAACACTGAAGCTCAGTGGAATCGGTCGAGCCGTCATGTACCTCTACAAACACCCGAAAGAGTCTCGAGCCAACAAAGACCTCGCGCTCAAACTCATCA acgagTGGTCACGGCCCATCTTCGGTTTATCCTCTAACTACAAGGGAATGACTCGAGaggagagagagcagagagaccTGGACCAGCAGATCGCCCCGCGCAGACGcctcag TTCAGGAGGACAGACTCCTCGCAGAGATCTGGAGAAAGTGCTCACCGGAGAGGAGAA GGCGTTGCGGCCGGGTGACCCGGGCTTCTGTGCTCGAGCTCGTGTGCCCATGCCCTCCAATAAGGACTATGTGGTTCGGCCCAAATGGAACGTGGATGGGGACTCCAACCGG gcTCCGCTGAAGAAGGGCATGTCGCGAGTAGATAAACAGATGCGGCGGATCGCAGACATCAAGCGCCTGACGAAGACGGGTCACGCGGTGAAGATTAGCGTGGAGGGGAACCGCATGCCTCTCTGA